The following coding sequences are from one Ancylobacter sp. TS-1 window:
- a CDS encoding ParB/Srx family N-terminal domain-containing protein: MATNVQKITLSPSRDIPFNRLLLSQSNVRRIKAGVSIEELAEDIARRGLLQGLSVRPVVDDAGIETGMFEIPAGGRRYRALELLVKQKRLAKTAPVPCVIREGGIAEEDSLAENVQRAPLHPLDQFRAFLALREKGQSEEEIAAAFFVSVGVVKQRLKLASVSPVLLEVYAEDGLTLDQLMAFTVSGDHARQEQVFERLKTSYDKQPYAIRRMLTEGAVRACDKRAQFIGLEAYVEAGGTILRDLFQSDDGGWLQDVPLVDRLVAEKLKAEADAVAGEGWKWVEMAPDFAYGHTYGLRQLRGETIPLTTEEEASRDALQAEYDRLSAEYAEADELPQDVDARLGEIETAIEAFEARPITFDALEVARAGAFVSIAHDGAVRVERGYVRPEDELPVEPEVAAEDAGPHHIAAAAMRSGEAVMADAPAPEPEEDEGLSAISDRLMTELTSHRTLGLRQALGDRPDVAFLAALHALTLKSFYRYGSDSCLELDLKSVAFSAQAPGLNDSASAAAIHARHEEWAKVLPKESADLWETLREWESDSRSGLFAHVVSLSVNAVHEAWNRRPRALHHADQLTRAVDLDMAAAGWKPTVDNFLGRVTKARILQAVSEAKGARAAERIAHLKKGDMAREAETLLADTGWLPEPLRGAEPAAGEETAAQDGTTAMGEDENLEDTEDTTDIPPAVAAE; the protein is encoded by the coding sequence ATGGCGACCAATGTTCAGAAGATCACGCTCTCGCCCTCGCGTGACATCCCCTTCAACAGGCTCCTGCTCAGCCAGTCGAACGTCCGGCGCATCAAGGCCGGGGTCTCGATCGAGGAACTGGCCGAGGACATCGCCCGCCGCGGCCTGCTGCAGGGCCTCAGCGTCCGGCCCGTCGTTGACGACGCCGGGATCGAGACCGGCATGTTCGAGATCCCGGCCGGCGGGAGGCGCTATCGGGCGCTGGAATTGCTGGTGAAGCAGAAGCGGCTCGCCAAGACCGCGCCAGTGCCGTGCGTCATACGTGAAGGCGGTATCGCCGAGGAGGATTCTCTCGCCGAGAATGTCCAGCGCGCGCCGCTGCACCCGCTCGACCAGTTCCGCGCCTTTCTAGCGCTCCGTGAGAAAGGCCAATCGGAGGAGGAGATCGCCGCCGCCTTCTTCGTCTCCGTCGGCGTGGTCAAGCAGCGCCTCAAGCTCGCCTCGGTCTCGCCAGTGCTGCTGGAGGTCTATGCCGAGGACGGCCTGACGCTCGACCAGCTCATGGCCTTCACCGTGTCCGGCGACCATGCCCGCCAGGAGCAGGTCTTCGAGCGCCTGAAGACCTCCTATGACAAGCAGCCCTATGCCATCCGCCGCATGCTGACCGAAGGTGCTGTCCGCGCCTGTGACAAGCGGGCTCAATTCATAGGCCTCGAGGCCTATGTCGAGGCCGGCGGCACCATCCTGCGCGACCTGTTCCAGAGCGACGATGGCGGCTGGCTGCAGGATGTACCGCTGGTCGACCGGCTGGTGGCCGAGAAGCTCAAGGCCGAGGCGGACGCTGTCGCCGGCGAGGGCTGGAAATGGGTCGAGATGGCCCCCGACTTCGCCTATGGCCACACCTACGGTCTGCGGCAGCTGCGCGGCGAGACCATCCCGCTCACCACGGAGGAAGAAGCCAGCCGCGACGCCCTGCAGGCGGAATATGATCGCCTGTCCGCGGAATACGCCGAGGCGGATGAACTGCCGCAGGATGTCGACGCGCGGCTCGGCGAGATCGAGACGGCGATCGAAGCCTTCGAGGCGCGTCCGATCACCTTCGATGCGCTGGAGGTGGCGCGCGCCGGCGCCTTCGTCAGCATCGCCCATGATGGCGCAGTGCGCGTTGAGCGCGGCTATGTGCGGCCGGAGGACGAACTGCCGGTCGAGCCCGAAGTCGCCGCGGAAGACGCCGGGCCGCACCACATCGCGGCGGCGGCCATGCGTAGCGGCGAGGCCGTCATGGCAGATGCGCCGGCGCCCGAGCCCGAGGAGGATGAAGGCTTGTCCGCCATCTCGGATCGGCTGATGACCGAGCTGACCTCGCATCGAACGCTCGGGCTGCGTCAGGCGCTGGGCGATCGGCCCGATGTCGCCTTCCTCGCGGCCCTGCATGCCCTGACGCTGAAGAGCTTCTATCGCTACGGCTCGGATAGCTGCCTCGAACTCGACCTGAAGAGCGTGGCGTTCAGTGCGCAGGCGCCGGGGCTGAACGACAGCGCCTCGGCCGCGGCGATCCACGCCCGGCATGAGGAATGGGCCAAGGTCTTGCCGAAGGAATCGGCTGATCTCTGGGAGACTCTGCGGGAATGGGAGAGCGACAGCCGCTCCGGCCTGTTCGCCCATGTGGTCAGCCTGTCGGTGAACGCCGTTCACGAGGCCTGGAACCGGCGCCCCCGCGCACTCCACCATGCGGATCAACTCACCCGCGCCGTCGACCTCGACATGGCGGCGGCCGGGTGGAAGCCGACCGTGGACAATTTCCTCGGCCGGGTCACCAAGGCCCGCATTCTGCAGGCGGTGAGCGAGGCGAAGGGCGCACGTGCCGCGGAGCGCATCGCGCACCTGAAGAAGGGTGACATGGCCCGCGAGGCCGAAACGTTGCTGGCTGATACCGGCTGGCTCCCGGAACCGCTGCGCGGAGCCGAACCGGCGGCCGGCGAAGAAACGGCGGCGCAGGACGGCACAACGGCCATGGGCGAAGACGAAAACCTTGAGGATACTGAGGACACCACGGACATCCCCCCTGCCGTGGCGGCGGAGTAA
- a CDS encoding helix-turn-helix domain-containing protein, which produces MDMRKLVGRNFARLRQVRDLTQEQVAERSGLSQQYLSGLERGRRNPTIITLYELARALDVSHVELVLPPDDK; this is translated from the coding sequence ATGGATATGCGCAAGCTGGTCGGACGAAATTTCGCCCGCCTGCGTCAGGTAAGGGACCTGACGCAGGAACAGGTTGCCGAGCGTTCGGGTCTGAGCCAGCAATATCTGAGTGGTCTCGAGCGAGGCCGTCGCAACCCGACGATCATCACGCTCTACGAGTTGGCGCGGGCCCTCGATGTGAGCCATGTCGAGTTGGTTCTGCCGCCTGACGATAAGTGA
- a CDS encoding Xaa-Pro peptidase family protein, which produces MTSPFEMRTHLLARSLESAGLGLALLSDPDSIAYYGGYWNYLGMEFGRPTLMIMRPGQAPVILTPLMESDMCAAMSWVGDIRPWTDGGREWRDLLIGLLGSPATATQIGIEAARLPNVIAAEIREQLPARILTDIAPLIAEQRMIKSLDEVAIMRQAGEVAIAMMDAAADAIGPGVPEYEIALAAMQAGTRRAASLLRDPQDRYVSPLIHNLQILQSGTDTCMVHRRAGVRRLKSGDPVYLCFCGMVSFRNYKLGFDRQFFVQTVTDEQARIQEASLAAQRAALAAIRPGIRCEAVNAAAEEAYAAAGFSPGYRTGRSVGMSLLEAPELKRGETRELRAGMTFAVDGGITVPGKGGGRIGDSIVVTEDGFDYLTPYPRDLKVL; this is translated from the coding sequence ATGACAAGCCCCTTTGAGATGCGCACGCATCTTCTCGCCCGGTCTCTCGAGAGCGCCGGCCTCGGACTGGCCCTGCTTAGTGATCCGGACTCGATCGCCTATTACGGCGGCTACTGGAATTATCTCGGCATGGAATTCGGGCGGCCGACACTAATGATCATGCGTCCCGGTCAGGCTCCGGTGATCCTCACTCCGCTGATGGAATCGGACATGTGCGCCGCCATGAGCTGGGTCGGGGACATCCGACCCTGGACCGACGGCGGCCGGGAATGGCGGGACCTGCTCATTGGCCTGTTGGGCAGCCCCGCAACGGCCACGCAGATCGGGATCGAAGCGGCCCGGCTGCCGAATGTGATCGCCGCCGAGATCCGCGAGCAACTTCCCGCGCGCATCCTGACGGATATTGCGCCGCTGATCGCCGAGCAGCGCATGATCAAGTCTCTGGACGAAGTCGCCATCATGCGCCAGGCCGGCGAAGTTGCCATCGCCATGATGGATGCAGCTGCGGACGCGATCGGTCCCGGTGTGCCCGAATATGAGATCGCGCTCGCCGCCATGCAGGCCGGCACGCGCCGGGCCGCTTCCCTGCTGCGCGATCCGCAGGACCGTTATGTCTCGCCACTGATCCACAATCTGCAGATCCTGCAGTCAGGCACGGACACCTGCATGGTCCATAGGCGCGCCGGCGTGCGCCGGCTGAAGTCCGGCGATCCTGTCTATCTGTGCTTCTGCGGTATGGTGAGTTTCCGCAACTACAAGCTCGGCTTCGACCGCCAGTTCTTCGTGCAAACTGTGACTGACGAACAGGCGCGCATCCAGGAGGCCTCCTTGGCTGCCCAGCGCGCCGCGCTGGCCGCGATCCGCCCCGGCATACGCTGCGAGGCAGTCAACGCCGCTGCGGAAGAGGCCTATGCGGCGGCCGGCTTTTCTCCGGGCTATCGCACCGGCCGCTCGGTCGGCATGTCGCTGCTGGAGGCGCCGGAACTCAAGCGCGGCGAGACACGCGAGCTACGGGCCGGCATGACCTTTGCCGTCGACGGCGGCATTACCGTGCCCGGCAAGGGCGGCGGACGCATCGGCGACTCCATCGTCGTGACCGAGGACGGTTTCGACTATCTCACGCCCTATCCCCGCGACCTGAAAGTTCTTTGA
- a CDS encoding plasmid stabilization protein: MPAVTIRNLSEATHRALKVRAAQHGRSTEAEMREILETAVRPDTRLRLGTALAERSRRLGLTNEDIDALSPARDRTPAEPMSFE, from the coding sequence ATGCCAGCAGTGACGATTCGTAACCTCTCCGAGGCGACGCACCGTGCCCTCAAGGTGCGCGCGGCACAGCATGGCCGCAGCACCGAAGCCGAGATGCGCGAGATCCTGGAGACCGCCGTTCGCCCTGACACGCGCCTCCGGCTCGGAACGGCGCTCGCGGAACGCAGCCGCCGGCTGGGGCTGACAAATGAGGATATCGACGCCCTCAGCCCGGCGCGTGACAGGACACCTGCCGAGCCCATGAGCTTCGAATGA
- a CDS encoding toprim domain-containing protein, which yields MSGIAHDLSRRLADRAEAVCRHYLSNGRRVGRYWLVGDIRNTPGRSLFVRLQASPKGPAGKWTDAATGEHGDLLDIIRGSLGLTDFADVAAEARTFLNLPHPELDPTSPRRRVIPAPSGHVEAARRLFAMSGPIVGTIAETYLGRRGITLLHGTGNLRFHPRCYYKPDGGPTETWPAMIAAVTDLTGRITGVHRTWLAPDGTDKAPVDTPRKAMGDLLGSTVRIGVPDSVMAAGEGIETMLSLRQVLPDMAIAPALSAAHLAAILFPPALRRLYIVHDKDPAGDSARDTLLERANAEGIEAIPLSPALGDFNEDLQRLGIHALRTGVRVQLAPEDVARFLSLTP from the coding sequence ATGTCCGGGATTGCTCACGATCTGTCGCGCCGGCTCGCCGATCGAGCGGAGGCGGTCTGCCGTCACTATCTCTCCAATGGACGCCGGGTGGGTCGCTACTGGCTCGTCGGCGATATTAGAAACACGCCCGGCCGCTCGCTCTTTGTCCGGCTCCAGGCATCCCCGAAGGGGCCGGCGGGCAAATGGACCGATGCCGCGACCGGCGAGCATGGCGATCTCCTCGACATCATCCGCGGATCGCTGGGCCTTACCGACTTCGCTGACGTTGCTGCGGAAGCACGGACATTTCTCAACCTGCCGCATCCCGAACTGGATCCCACGTCACCACGTCGCCGCGTCATCCCGGCTCCATCAGGCCACGTGGAAGCGGCAAGGCGTCTGTTCGCCATGTCGGGTCCCATCGTCGGGACCATCGCAGAGACGTATTTGGGCCGACGCGGCATTACGCTTTTGCACGGAACCGGAAACCTGCGTTTCCATCCGCGCTGCTACTACAAGCCTGACGGCGGCCCGACCGAGACCTGGCCCGCGATGATCGCCGCCGTCACCGATCTCACCGGCAGGATCACCGGCGTACACCGCACCTGGCTCGCCCCCGACGGTACGGACAAGGCTCCGGTCGACACGCCGCGCAAGGCGATGGGTGATCTGCTTGGGTCTACCGTTCGCATCGGTGTGCCCGACAGCGTGATGGCAGCGGGCGAAGGCATCGAGACCATGCTTTCCCTCCGGCAGGTCCTGCCCGACATGGCGATAGCACCGGCGCTCTCGGCAGCACATCTGGCCGCCATCCTGTTCCCGCCTGCCCTGAGGCGGCTCTACATCGTCCACGACAAGGATCCGGCCGGTGACTCCGCGCGGGACACGTTGCTTGAACGGGCGAACGCAGAGGGGATCGAGGCCATTCCATTGTCGCCAGCGCTCGGGGACTTTAACGAGGATCTCCAGCGGCTCGGTATCCATGCGCTCCGGACGGGTGTTCGAGTGCAACTCGCCCCGGAGGACGTGGCGCGCTTCCTGAGCCTGACCCCATAG
- a CDS encoding DUF932 domain-containing protein: MNMQVLDAGRDASGGYKVDVTRGERVGRVSSEWFSRPDDERFLSLGELAAMVRGRADHSRSRLVETSRIHVEASRSNAERLALVIPGADAPVEPNHWSFGQLAAQIGAPASYLRQLPAALAGINLQYGLTAHRAEQIKTFETANGRVELRAVTGPDYGRIYDHELVEAVQRIAGNGTGDTRWKVPGVLDWSTGIYNPRVDITKDTTTLYASDRDVFLFLVDDLNPIEAGRLPDGSPDLYFRGFYCWNSEVGAKTLGIASFYLRAVCQNRNLWGVEDFQEITIRHSKYAASRFAHEAAPALTRFANSSPMPFVNGIKAARAKIVARTEEDRSDFLRNRGFSKAETARIIDTVLVEEGRKPESIFDFVQGITAVARDKPHQDARLDLEGRAKKLLDRVA; the protein is encoded by the coding sequence ATGAACATGCAGGTTCTGGATGCCGGTCGCGACGCCAGCGGCGGCTACAAGGTGGATGTCACGCGCGGCGAACGGGTCGGCCGCGTATCGTCGGAATGGTTCTCAAGGCCGGATGACGAGCGGTTCCTATCGCTCGGCGAACTGGCCGCGATGGTGCGGGGGCGTGCCGATCACAGTCGGTCGCGCCTGGTGGAGACGTCGCGTATCCATGTGGAGGCGAGCCGCTCCAATGCCGAGCGGTTGGCGCTGGTCATTCCCGGGGCGGATGCGCCCGTCGAGCCCAACCATTGGTCCTTCGGTCAGCTCGCGGCCCAGATCGGGGCACCGGCTTCCTATCTGCGCCAGCTTCCCGCAGCCCTGGCCGGCATCAATCTGCAATATGGCCTGACCGCGCACCGCGCGGAGCAGATCAAGACGTTCGAAACTGCCAATGGCCGCGTTGAGCTGCGCGCGGTGACCGGCCCGGATTATGGCCGGATCTATGATCATGAGCTGGTCGAGGCGGTGCAGCGCATTGCTGGCAACGGCACCGGCGACACGCGCTGGAAGGTGCCGGGCGTGCTGGACTGGTCGACGGGAATCTACAATCCGCGTGTCGACATCACCAAGGATACGACGACGCTCTACGCCTCCGACCGCGACGTCTTCCTGTTCCTGGTCGACGATCTCAACCCCATCGAAGCCGGGCGTTTGCCCGACGGCTCGCCGGACCTCTATTTCCGGGGCTTCTATTGCTGGAACTCGGAGGTGGGGGCCAAGACGCTCGGCATTGCGAGCTTCTATCTGCGTGCCGTGTGCCAGAACCGCAATCTCTGGGGCGTCGAGGACTTCCAGGAGATCACCATCCGCCACTCCAAATACGCGGCCTCGCGCTTTGCGCATGAGGCGGCCCCGGCCCTGACCCGCTTCGCCAATTCTTCGCCCATGCCCTTTGTCAACGGCATCAAGGCGGCACGGGCGAAGATCGTCGCGCGCACCGAAGAGGACCGCAGCGACTTCCTGCGCAACCGGGGCTTCTCCAAGGCCGAGACCGCCAGGATCATCGACACGGTGCTGGTCGAGGAAGGGCGCAAGCCCGAGAGCATCTTCGACTTCGTGCAGGGCATTACCGCGGTCGCACGCGACAAGCCGCACCAGGATGCCCGGCTCGACCTTGAGGGCCGGGCCAAGAAGCTGCTGGATCGAGTCGCCTGA
- a CDS encoding DUF736 domain-containing protein yields the protein MATIGTFKKTGTNEFTGDIVTLSVQARGVRIIPDTRATGENAPSHRVLVGRAEIGAAWSKRSTEGRDYLGLKLDDPSFNAPIYANLFDDEDGEGFSLIWSRPNGRRSD from the coding sequence ATGGCCACCATCGGCACCTTCAAGAAGACCGGCACCAACGAGTTCACCGGCGACATCGTCACCCTCAGCGTGCAGGCCCGGGGCGTGCGCATCATCCCCGACACCCGCGCCACCGGCGAGAACGCCCCCAGCCACCGGGTCCTGGTCGGCCGCGCCGAGATCGGGGCCGCCTGGTCCAAGCGCTCCACCGAGGGCCGCGACTATCTCGGCCTCAAGCTCGACGATCCGAGCTTCAACGCTCCGATCTACGCCAACCTGTTCGACGACGAGGACGGCGAAGGCTTCTCGCTGATCTGGTCGCGCCCCAACGGGCGCCGGAGTGACTAA
- a CDS encoding aspartate/glutamate racemase family protein translates to MREIKSDAGRHHRAKIGFVLLAMEQTIEDDMFTLRPKGVGIHFTRASMANRVSVDTLAAMASGIGDAASLLLPEEPLDVVCYACTSGSVVIGEDQVFAELNRGKPTARATSLITAVMRALKALKVSRIAIATPYLAEVDAIERSYMAARGFEIVHMQGLGIEKDADMVRVTPEAILDFALSVDRSDAEALFISCGALRSLDIIEELERRLGKPVVTSNQAMMWDCLRLAGIADQRDDYGILLREH, encoded by the coding sequence GTGCGTGAGATCAAGAGCGATGCGGGTCGCCATCACCGGGCAAAGATCGGGTTCGTGCTGTTGGCGATGGAACAGACCATCGAGGACGACATGTTCACGCTCCGGCCAAAGGGGGTGGGCATTCACTTCACGCGCGCATCCATGGCGAACCGGGTCAGCGTCGATACACTGGCGGCCATGGCCTCGGGCATTGGCGATGCCGCCAGCCTGCTCCTGCCGGAGGAGCCGCTCGATGTCGTCTGTTATGCCTGCACCTCGGGCAGCGTCGTCATCGGAGAGGATCAGGTGTTTGCTGAACTGAACCGGGGCAAGCCCACCGCCAGGGCAACTTCGTTGATCACCGCGGTTATGCGTGCACTGAAGGCACTGAAGGTGAGCCGCATTGCCATTGCCACGCCCTATCTTGCCGAGGTCGATGCCATCGAGCGCAGCTACATGGCGGCGCGCGGCTTCGAGATCGTTCACATGCAGGGATTGGGCATCGAGAAGGATGCCGATATGGTGAGGGTGACGCCGGAAGCCATTCTGGATTTTGCGCTGAGCGTCGATCGCAGCGACGCCGAGGCGCTTTTCATTAGCTGTGGCGCTTTACGCTCTCTCGACATTATCGAGGAACTCGAGCGCCGGCTCGGCAAACCGGTCGTGACCAGCAATCAGGCGATGATGTGGGACTGCCTGCGTCTTGCCGGGATCGCGGACCAGCGGGATGATTATGGCATTCTGCTTCGGGAGCATTGA
- a CDS encoding GntR family transcriptional regulator — translation MSESATSENSRTRAPRGQVTDIYRALRDRICLLRYPPGMLLGEHELAEEFTVSRTPVRQALQRLEYDGLTETRNGVGTMVTGVDPNAFRDIYAFRLRLSEMMGEFPAEEEVPHALSTILALQDRLGALKGQRDMEAFWQLNHELHHTTNRLIANLALRETHERYYFQASRIWYSVIEAFFEEQLADLASELNEIVGALRAGDIRAVGYIQRNHIAFGLHRVASAHTAV, via the coding sequence GTGAGCGAAAGCGCGACGAGCGAAAACTCAAGGACACGAGCCCCGCGCGGCCAGGTGACGGACATCTACCGCGCCTTGCGCGACCGGATCTGTCTGTTGCGCTACCCGCCCGGCATGCTGCTTGGCGAGCACGAACTCGCCGAAGAGTTCACGGTCAGTCGCACGCCGGTGCGCCAGGCGCTGCAGCGGCTGGAATATGATGGTCTCACCGAGACCCGCAACGGCGTAGGAACCATGGTGACGGGCGTCGACCCGAACGCGTTCCGCGATATTTATGCGTTTCGGCTACGCCTGAGCGAAATGATGGGCGAGTTCCCTGCGGAAGAAGAGGTGCCTCACGCCCTCTCCACGATCCTGGCGCTTCAGGACCGACTGGGAGCCCTGAAAGGCCAACGGGACATGGAGGCGTTCTGGCAGCTGAATCACGAGCTCCATCACACCACCAACCGGCTGATCGCGAATCTCGCTTTGCGTGAGACTCATGAGCGCTATTACTTCCAAGCCTCACGCATTTGGTACAGTGTGATCGAAGCCTTCTTCGAAGAGCAACTCGCCGATCTCGCCAGTGAACTCAACGAAATCGTGGGTGCGCTTCGGGCCGGCGACATAAGGGCGGTCGGCTATATCCAGCGCAACCACATCGCCTTTGGCCTCCATCGTGTCGCGAGCGCTCACACCGCCGTTTGA
- a CDS encoding type II toxin-antitoxin system VapC family toxin, which translates to MILLDTNVISEAMKPTPDDTVRAWLDEQAAETLYLSSVTIAELLYGIGALPAGKRKDRLTEALDGVMELFADRVLPFDIAAARRYADLAVKARAAGKGFPTPDGYIAAIAAAHGFTVASRDTSAFNAAGVAVINPWNVDN; encoded by the coding sequence ATGATCCTTCTCGACACCAATGTCATCTCGGAGGCGATGAAGCCCACGCCCGACGACACCGTACGGGCGTGGCTCGACGAGCAAGCGGCCGAGACGCTCTATCTCTCCAGCGTCACCATCGCCGAACTGTTGTACGGCATCGGTGCGCTGCCCGCGGGCAAGCGCAAGGACCGGCTCACCGAGGCCCTGGACGGGGTGATGGAGTTGTTCGCCGACCGTGTCTTGCCTTTCGATATCGCTGCCGCACGACGCTATGCCGACCTCGCCGTGAAAGCGCGCGCGGCCGGGAAGGGCTTTCCGACGCCCGACGGCTATATCGCCGCGATCGCCGCTGCGCACGGGTTCACTGTGGCATCGCGCGACACGAGCGCATTCAACGCCGCCGGTGTGGCGGTCATCAATCCGTGGAACGTGGACAACTGA
- a CDS encoding DUF2493 domain-containing protein — protein MSAHDDHEPHHVSSPTDHLIQELQLHGYRPSEDERDQRPPPEDRLIEGAIADIFDVLVATITDTSLDTDLPDLLWSTVNMFHRAVDRIEQKLDVNEQAQKQLQHEQDGSEVKSLELERLIDIGMNLIGRRDGMETFREAAAERYRIATGSPWTPRAGSRVNHRHLTASLIDSRDFLAARRRADSEVLVPAGPKIAFSGGDTADHRQIWAKLDQIHAKHPDMVLLHGGSPKGAEKIASLWADSRKVPQVAFKPDWTKHAKAAPFKRNDQMLNVVPIGVVIFPGTGIQDNLADKARKMGIPVYRFGSGGA, from the coding sequence ATGAGCGCGCATGACGACCACGAGCCGCACCACGTGTCATCCCCGACCGACCACCTGATCCAGGAATTGCAGCTCCACGGTTACCGTCCTTCCGAGGACGAGCGCGACCAGCGCCCGCCACCGGAGGACCGCCTTATCGAAGGCGCCATCGCCGACATCTTCGACGTCCTCGTCGCCACGATCACCGACACCAGCCTCGATACCGACCTCCCTGATCTCCTCTGGTCGACCGTCAACATGTTCCACCGCGCCGTGGACCGGATCGAGCAGAAGCTTGACGTCAACGAGCAGGCCCAGAAGCAGCTTCAGCATGAACAGGACGGCTCCGAGGTGAAGTCCCTCGAGCTCGAGCGTCTGATCGACATCGGCATGAACCTGATCGGCCGCCGCGACGGCATGGAAACCTTCCGCGAGGCCGCCGCCGAGCGCTACCGTATCGCCACCGGCTCGCCCTGGACGCCACGGGCCGGATCACGGGTCAACCATCGCCACCTCACCGCATCGCTGATCGATAGCCGGGATTTCCTCGCCGCCCGGCGGCGCGCTGATAGCGAGGTGCTCGTGCCCGCCGGGCCGAAGATTGCCTTCTCGGGCGGGGACACCGCCGATCACAGGCAGATCTGGGCCAAGCTCGACCAGATCCACGCCAAGCACCCGGACATGGTGCTCCTGCATGGCGGCTCCCCAAAAGGCGCCGAAAAGATCGCGTCCCTCTGGGCCGACAGCCGCAAGGTCCCGCAGGTGGCCTTCAAGCCCGACTGGACGAAGCACGCCAAGGCCGCGCCCTTCAAGCGCAACGACCAGATGCTGAACGTCGTGCCGATCGGGGTCGTGATCTTTCCCGGCACCGGCATTCAGGACAATCTGGCCGACAAGGCCCGCAAGATGGGCATTCCGGTCTATCGGTTCGGGTCTGGTGGCGCATAA
- a CDS encoding metalloregulator ArsR/SmtB family transcription factor, translating to MNVVHILAALSEPTRLTAIHIIWDGGEHCVCELMERLNATQSRMSRHMGVLKAAGLVVDRRDAQWVRYRRNPDLPQSAACIVDAVIAATDVAGEVAA from the coding sequence ATGAACGTTGTGCACATCCTGGCCGCTCTGTCCGAACCGACGCGGCTGACTGCCATCCACATCATCTGGGACGGTGGCGAGCACTGTGTCTGCGAGCTGATGGAACGCCTGAATGCCACCCAGTCGCGGATGTCCCGGCACATGGGCGTGCTTAAGGCCGCCGGACTGGTCGTCGACCGCCGCGATGCGCAATGGGTCCGCTACCGGCGTAATCCTGACTTGCCGCAAAGCGCTGCGTGTATCGTCGATGCAGTGATTGCTGCAACGGACGTTGCAGGAGAGGTGGCCGCATGA
- a CDS encoding permease, translating into MSTEMITVRSDAPKTSPTWKWLCGLGLILAAWGFVYSQLVPASEWLVSLLPVERTSHLGEALAFFFYDTPKVLLLLTLIVFAMGVVRSYFSPEKTRALLSGKREGLGNVMAAGLGILTPFCSCSAVPLFIGFVSAGIPLGVTFSFLIAAPMVNEVALGLLFGLVGWKVALTYLGFGLGVAIVAGWVIGRLKLEGWLQEWVKDIQAGGTMVIPDEHLTLIDRIRLGIDAVKDIVGRVWPWIIVGIAAGALIHGYVPADLMVRIMGADAWWSVPAAVLIGIPMYTNAAGVIPIVEALLAKGAALGTTLAFMMSVIALSLPEMIILRKVLTLRLIAVFVGVVGTGILAVGFLFNMLFH; encoded by the coding sequence ATGAGCACCGAAATGATCACAGTCCGCAGCGATGCACCGAAGACCTCGCCCACGTGGAAATGGCTCTGCGGATTGGGATTGATCCTTGCTGCGTGGGGGTTTGTCTACAGCCAGCTCGTCCCCGCGTCCGAATGGCTGGTGTCGCTGCTTCCGGTGGAGCGGACGAGCCATCTCGGCGAGGCTCTCGCCTTCTTCTTCTACGACACGCCCAAGGTGCTGCTGCTGCTGACGCTGATCGTCTTCGCCATGGGCGTCGTGCGCAGTTATTTCTCGCCCGAAAAGACACGGGCGCTCCTATCGGGCAAACGCGAGGGTCTCGGCAACGTCATGGCTGCCGGTCTCGGCATTCTGACGCCGTTCTGCTCATGCTCGGCCGTGCCGCTATTCATTGGCTTCGTCTCCGCCGGCATTCCACTCGGTGTCACCTTCTCGTTCCTGATCGCCGCGCCGATGGTCAACGAGGTGGCACTCGGCTTGCTGTTCGGCCTGGTCGGTTGGAAGGTGGCGCTCACCTATCTCGGCTTCGGGCTCGGCGTCGCAATCGTCGCCGGCTGGGTGATCGGCCGCCTGAAGCTCGAGGGCTGGCTGCAGGAGTGGGTGAAGGACATCCAGGCTGGCGGCACGATGGTGATCCCCGATGAGCACCTGACCCTCATTGATCGTATCAGGCTGGGCATCGACGCGGTCAAGGATATCGTCGGCCGGGTCTGGCCCTGGATCATCGTCGGCATCGCAGCTGGCGCCCTGATCCACGGCTATGTGCCGGCGGACCTCATGGTCCGGATCATGGGCGCGGATGCCTGGTGGTCGGTGCCGGCTGCCGTTCTCATCGGCATTCCGATGTACACCAACGCGGCTGGCGTCATCCCGATCGTGGAGGCGCTCCTGGCCAAGGGGGCCGCGCTGGGCACGACGCTCGCCTTCATGATGTCGGTGATTGCCCTGTCGCTGCCGGAGATGATCATCCTGCGCAAGGTCCTGACACTGCGCCTGATCGCGGTGTTCGTCGGCGTCGTCGGCACCGGGATTCTCGCCGTCGGCTTCCTGTTCAACATGCTGTTCCACTGA